From the genome of Halobacteriovorax marinus SJ:
TCCCTTTTTCCTTTTCTAGTTCCATGTGGTCCATCTTCGCACCGTCACCACCACCACGAACATCTTCGATTTTGTGGATCATGTCACAGTAAAAAAGGATACGTTCAGTAAGAGTTGTCTTACCAGAGTCAATGTGTGCCGAAATACCGATATTTCTCGTTTTCGCCATCAATTTGTTGTTGATCATGTCTTCTCCAATTGAGGTTATATTAGACTTATTTATATTAATAAAATGTATATTTTCAAAGTGGCATCTTAGAGAAATTAAGGGCATGAGTCAATCGGCAAGTTGAATCAAAACCAGAAAATTATTGCACTTTGTCCCCGATTTCGTTGACAATATGTTACATAGTCCTTAATTAAGGCAACATATTAATTTAAAAATTCAAAAAGACGGACCTAATTTTTTTATGAAAGGCGACATCAGCAAAGAAGATCTCTACGAATCTGTAAAAACCCTCGTTGAATGCGAAATCCCCCACATACACCTAAACCAACATAAATTATTCACTCTATTTAGCATTGCGTTCCAATATATACTCTTTCAATCGACTAAAAATCCAGGAGCTTACATCCTGAGAATCGAAGATAGTCAGCTGGCCGACAAATTGGCAAAGAAGTCCAAGGACCCTTCTACTAGAAAGTTCCTTCAATCACTTCTAGTTCCTAGAAAGTTGAAGTATGGAAAATCAATGTTCTTTCTAGACTTCTTTCACATTGGTTCATGGAATCTAACAAAGGATATTAAGTCAGAAAAACTAAAAGGTGCCATCATAGTTAAGAATACTTCTTCAAAACCTATGGAATTTATAGATACCGAAGAGGGAGAAGAAGATATTATGGCAAATCTTCCAAAAGATTACTTTCTTACGACTCTTCAAGAGAATATGCCCAAAACCATTACAATCGCTTTTGAGCAAGAATTTGAAAATGTTGAGTCACTCTCATTTCCCTTTATCAAGAAATCAAAACCTCAATCAATTTCAGGGGTAACGATTGGTAAAGATATTGATTGGGATACCTTCGATTAAAGTATAATTTTTTTTACCTTTACTAAATAATTTATGGCCATAGTATTGTAAGAAATGCTGATACAGAGCTATTAATGACTAAGATTTTTACCATATTCTTTTTAACTCTCCTATGCCACAGTCCCGTGGCCAAGATCTATCATTTTGTTGGAGCAAACTTCCCTGGAATACTTACTCAAAATGAGAGTGGTAAATTTCACGGCAGCGCAGTTGAGATCATTGAAAAAGCTTCGAAGAAACTTCGCTTTGATTACAAAATCTCTATCGTCCCTTGGATTAGGGCCATAAGAATGGTTGAAAATAAGAAAGCAGATGTATTGATTGGGCCCTATAAGACTTCTAAGCGCGAAGAGACCATGATATTCACAGAGAATTACTTTTATAAAGATAGTATTATCCTTGTTACTTTGGCGAAGAATAAATTCAAGTGGAACGGAGACCTATCCTCCATCAAAGAGAAGAAAGTTGGAGTAGTAAGAGGCTGGGCCCTTGGAAAGAAGTTTGAAAAGGAATCGGATAATTTAGATATAACATACTCAGAATCCACGACGAATTTAGTTAGAATGCTTAAACGTGGACGTCTCGATCTTGCAATTGTTCACAATCGCAGTTTTCTAGACGATCTTAACTCTCATACTGTTAATAGAGAGGATTATAGAATTCTCACTCCCCCCCTTTCTAGTCAAAAAGGCTACTTTGCCTTCTCTAAAGAAGAGAAACTAAAGTCATTTATTCAGAAATTTAACTCTGAAATTCCTCTTCCTAAGGACTAAGATCCATTCCTTAATTTTTCCTCAATTTCAAAAACTGACCATTAAAAGAGCCAAGTATCCCCATTACACTTACACAAAAACAGTGCCTTAGATATTTTTTTATTCTTTTCATAAATAAAGAATATTCTATAAATACCGATGAACTTACTGGTCTATATGGTTAATAAGGAAATCACCCATGAAGAAAATATTATTTCTAGCACTACTCTTAACGTTAGCTTCTTGCTCTAAGAAAGGAGCGGGAACGCCTGCAAAATTAAGGCTTTTATCTTCTGCAATGACAGCAGGACTCACCACTGCAGGTGGAGCAATCATAACTGGAAAGAGTTCTACCGGTGAAGCATTTCAAATGGGATTACAACTAGGGAGTGAAGCGACTGATATAGAGTTAACTCCAGGAAGTTGGGAATTTGCGGCCATCACTTGGGAAAATGAAAGTGGAAATGGACCAATGACAGGAACGAATAGATGTGCCCTCACAACTGCAAGCATTGAAGGAGAAGAAGTTGTTGTAGACCTGAACCTCTCTCCTGCTACATGCAGTAATAGCTTCTTTACAAAACCAATAAATGTATCAGGTGATCAATTTAATCCACTTGTCCTACATGCCTGCTCTAGCCTCAGCCATGTAAATTCTTTTTCCTCACAATGTGGTCCCGCTCAATTTATGGGAGGAAATAATTTAAGTTATAGAGTTGTCTTTCAAGGAAGAAATCTTTCTACAGGTAGTGATTTATCGAGCCTAGCTTCAGGATGTATTAACGCTCTTGGTGATCTAACATCGAGTTTCTTCTACACGAGCTATAAGCTTCCAATTAATGATGATGGAAATTTTCCATTTGTTATTTTAGCCTACGAAGACCTTAACTGCGAAGCTGATGATCTTGAGGCCACTTACCTCTTTCAAGGTTCAAAACATCTTCCTACAATTGAGCAGGCAGATTCCCTAACTTACGAAGAAGCTGGAGAGACTCACTTCTTCTTTGCAGATAATTATATTGGACATGGTGGTAATACATTTGCCAATAGTGGAATGCTCCCTCCTTATCAAATCCTAACTGATAGATATGATGACCCTACAGAAGGAGGAGGTCCTGGAGATGCGTACGATAATACGAGAGAGATTTTTACTAATATTTTAGGAACAACAAATTTGACAAGCCCATGGACTCTAGGAAGAAGAGCAAGTGCTCCTAGTGGCATCTTTGATGGAAATACAACAATCATTGACATAAAAACAATTAACCCAACTAGTGTTTACAATGGAACTCAAATTGACTTCTCGTACGGCGGATCTACTTGTGCGACAAGTTCTTCTCACACAACTGCTCCACTAAGTATAACAATTAACTACTGTGATAATATTGACGCTGTTCCAACAATTACAACAACAGACGACATCGTTACTGAGCTAAATACTGCTCTAACAAATGCAGGGATAGTTTCAGATTTTGTTGTGACTAATATTACTCCTGGTGCCAATATTGCCTCTCCAATTGCAAGTAGTGTGATAGTTGACAATGGCTATGAGCCAGAATCACCTTGGAGAAGAAATACAGGACTCTACGGAGAGATCGCTGGAGCCTATCATGGTCACTTAGGAGCCATTCTTCATAGAGCAGGTTTTTTAACTTGTAGTGAAATTCCAACTTCTGGCTCACTTAATTATGACCTAGGTGAAGGTGATATTATTACTTTTCAATTCTCAACGGGAAAAATTCCAATGGCAGAGTGGATGAACTCAAGTGGAACTTATCCGGTAAA
Proteins encoded in this window:
- a CDS encoding substrate-binding periplasmic protein, yielding MTKIFTIFFLTLLCHSPVAKIYHFVGANFPGILTQNESGKFHGSAVEIIEKASKKLRFDYKISIVPWIRAIRMVENKKADVLIGPYKTSKREETMIFTENYFYKDSIILVTLAKNKFKWNGDLSSIKEKKVGVVRGWALGKKFEKESDNLDITYSESTTNLVRMLKRGRLDLAIVHNRSFLDDLNSHTVNREDYRILTPPLSSQKGYFAFSKEEKLKSFIQKFNSEIPLPKD